A genomic region of Mycobacterium senriense contains the following coding sequences:
- a CDS encoding DUF899 domain-containing protein has protein sequence MHTPPIVSAQQWASAHQQLLAKEKELTRAHDALAAMRRRMPWTVVDKRYEFDGPEGRVDLLGLFQGRRQLVVYRAFYGPDIDGWPDHACRGCSMIADHVGNLAHLNARDTTLVFASRAPQADIDRLKARMDWKMPWYTITDDFDADFGVDEWHGTNAFIHDGDRVFRTYFINNRGDEALGTTWSFLDMTALGRQENWEDSPPGYPQTAPYEWWDWHDAYGEHEPSRWFGEPDPNDPNDQRPPCEN, from the coding sequence ATGCACACACCGCCGATCGTGTCCGCCCAGCAGTGGGCGAGCGCGCACCAGCAACTGCTGGCAAAGGAGAAGGAACTCACCCGGGCGCATGACGCGCTGGCGGCCATGCGGCGCCGGATGCCGTGGACGGTCGTGGACAAGCGGTACGAGTTCGACGGACCCGAGGGCCGAGTCGACCTGTTGGGTCTGTTCCAGGGCAGGCGTCAACTCGTCGTCTATCGCGCCTTCTACGGACCCGACATCGACGGCTGGCCCGACCACGCGTGCCGGGGCTGCTCGATGATCGCCGACCATGTCGGCAACCTGGCCCACCTGAACGCCCGCGACACCACGCTGGTGTTCGCCTCGCGTGCCCCGCAGGCAGACATAGACCGACTCAAGGCGCGGATGGACTGGAAGATGCCCTGGTACACGATCACCGATGACTTCGACGCCGATTTCGGGGTGGATGAATGGCACGGCACCAACGCCTTCATCCACGACGGCGACCGGGTGTTCCGCACCTACTTCATCAACAACCGCGGCGACGAGGCGCTCGGAACCACGTGGAGCTTCCTGGACATGACCGCGTTGGGACGCCAGGAAAACTGGGAGGATTCGCCCCCAGGCTACCCGCAGACCGCTCCCTACGAATGGTGGGACTGGCACGACGCGTACGGCGAGCACGAGCCGTCACGCTGGTTCGGTGAGCCCGACCCGAACGATCCGAACGACCAACGGCCGCCGTGCGAGAACTGA
- a CDS encoding SDR family oxidoreductase yields the protein MNQPSTAHADGLTGTTAIVTGAGRGFGRAIAAALVAAGVRVVGVARTRAQLEEVRTQLGDSFTPVVADAADPGTAERLIDEHRPRTLVLCAGATPPMLPLQEQTWETFSANWNSDVAQAFHWIRQTLLRPLAPGSSVIVMSSGAALNGSPLSGGYAGAKATVRFITSYAAIEAQRAGLGIGFTAVLPRLTPATALGAAAVAAYANRQGVDVDSFVRASGPALTAEQVGKSVLEIATGDAIGQDAYLLTSAGLSPLA from the coding sequence ATGAACCAACCCAGTACCGCCCACGCCGACGGGCTCACCGGCACCACCGCGATCGTGACCGGAGCCGGCCGCGGATTCGGCCGTGCCATCGCCGCCGCGTTGGTGGCCGCCGGTGTGCGCGTCGTCGGCGTTGCACGCACCCGAGCGCAACTCGAGGAGGTGCGCACCCAGCTCGGCGACTCCTTCACGCCGGTGGTGGCCGACGCCGCCGATCCGGGGACTGCCGAACGGCTGATCGACGAGCACCGGCCGCGCACCCTGGTGCTGTGTGCCGGTGCGACGCCGCCGATGCTGCCACTCCAGGAACAGACCTGGGAGACGTTCAGCGCGAACTGGAACTCCGACGTCGCGCAGGCGTTCCACTGGATTCGCCAGACGCTGCTGCGTCCGCTGGCGCCGGGCAGCTCGGTGATCGTGATGTCCAGCGGCGCTGCGCTGAACGGGTCGCCGCTGTCGGGTGGCTATGCGGGGGCGAAGGCGACCGTCAGGTTCATCACCAGCTATGCCGCCATCGAGGCGCAGCGCGCGGGGCTCGGGATCGGATTCACCGCCGTGCTGCCGCGGTTGACGCCGGCCACCGCCCTGGGGGCGGCCGCCGTCGCGGCCTACGCCAACCGGCAAGGCGTCGACGTCGACTCCTTCGTGCGGGCCAGCGGGCCCGCGCTCACCGCCGAGCAAGTGGGCAAGTCGGTGCTCGAGATCGCCACCGGCGACGCCATCGGCCAGGACGCCTACCTGCTCACCTCCGCCGGCCTCTCGCCGCTGGCCTGA